ttttatttatatttttactggcaaaaatgcattttgcaattattgaatttttttttttatggtgtTTCTCCCCTTTACTTATAATAACTTCACGGGCATGTCATGAACATGAGAATTTAGCATCTCCGGAAGTTGTATTTGAAGCATGTATCTTTGGTATTGCTGAGTAATCGTGCACTAATGCAAATTTGTAATTGATTAATCAGGCCATATAGCATTCATAACTAAAATCTCACCTTGCGAGGTCTTTGGGTAGCGAACCCCATTGAGCCATTAAGGATGAGCTTTTAGCCGCCTGAAGAGTGAAGAGGAGTCCCCGACAGAACGAAACCCGGGCTTTGCAGTGAATCATCCTTGGCCCTTCTGTCAGTACTGCTAGCTATGCCTTTCCATGTTTCCAGCATCTCACTCTCTGCCCTGATCAAGTATTAATTTAGAAGCGGGCCAAAATACCCCTTGATTTAAAAACCCATGATATCCGAATTGATTCGAAAAATATGATGCTTGTTTCACAGTATTTgatcatatcaaaaaaaaaaaaaggggctgGGTACTCGCTTATACACGAGACGGGCTAGGACCAGAGGATTCAAAACTCACAGGAACTCATCCACCCGGCATCCGCATATATACATGCTGGTCAAGCTAGCCAAATGGTGCGCCGGATGGATGCCCAAGCCGCGCCCACCTCAAATTCAATTGCACGTACTTAATTTTATGCCAACGCCAAACCATGATTGATCATATGTACGATTTCGGTTCCAAATGGATGCCCGTTCTTGACATAGATCACATCTTTAATttgaaaggaaaatgggaaacaTAACTTTATGCTCGTGGTAGGTTAGCTTTTCAATGTAAACATTCCCTAAAATCTGTAGAACTTAGCCAGGCAGCTTCCTCTAATCGTTCACAAGTGAAACTGCAAATTAAAAGGCCCGGAAAAATacgaaattttgaaaaagaagatgCAACTTGCCATTTCAGTTGTTTTCCCTATATGTCACATTGATGTACAAACTATCTCCATGTTCAAATGTCAGACAAATACATTTCAAATGAGCATCCCACGCTCGAGACCACCCTAGAGAAGTCAAACAGTGAATTCATTCCTCAGTAAGGGTTGTATCGGCTACGTCCACGGCCTCTATCACCACCACGTCTTCCACCACTTGAACCTGCTGTTGTCCCACTGCGGCCACCTCGTTGCAATGGTTGTGGTGTCTGAGGTTGTGGCTGTTgcctagagagagagagagagagagtgagagaaagATTCATTTCGAACTTTCTGCATTAAAGCACCTTGTGATAGAAAGCTTGGAATTCAAACTGCCGAACAATTGTTCAACTAAAGAATTTCAGCCTATTCTCTGAACCTTAGCAAATACAGTTCCAAAATTGGAACCATGATCAAGCCTTTTACAGTAGTCAAAAAGAATAGGATGTGGCAAGGCTTAGCACATGACAGAAAAACTAGTACCAAAACCGCGTAAAATCACCATGGCAAACCAAACTAATTTCACAGGATTCAGAGCTAGATCAGTAGATGACAATAATACAAGCACACATATCAGCAGAAAATCCATTATGTGGAACTGCATCAACCGTCTTCAAACTTTACATGTATGATAATCCTACTCAACTAATACTTCTATTCTTCCATGTTATGTACATCTTCAAAACAACATTTAGGAATCCTCTGGAACTCAGGTCTAGAATTTTTGCCATGAAGTACTAAAGCTTCTTAGGAACCACTACGATAAGAAAACAGGGATTTAGACTTCCAAGTTCAAATAACACTGAAGCGTTTACTTACAGGACATATCCAATCCTTCCATCAGGCAAAAGCATCGGTATCATTGCCAAGCCAGGAGGCGCAGCTCCCGTTCCATAGACCAGcggctgcaaaaaaaaaaaaaaaaaggaaaggatctCAACGAACAGAATCATTGCCTGCTATACTCATGCTTAACCCAGGTTTTGATAGAGAATATTGTCTAAGAACTCTTGCACCATAATCTCGTCTCAGTAATTACATGCAATTTGTattcaggaaaacagaaaattgtgAATTAACTTTTCAAGCAAGGCACTATTCCCCAAATAGTTATAGATCATATTGAGGAAATAAAATGTAAGTTAGTAACTAACATGCAATAGAATACTATTTATTTGGCCCAAAAACTGTatcaagtcaaaacaaaagctGTATTATGCAATTCATGGAGTATGTAATCTCATAATCATTGTCAGTGCAGAAGTGATTAACAGACAAACAAGCAAAGGCACACtacttgaccaaaaaaaaaaaaaaaagagaagcgCATGCTCACATACATGAGATGCAGTAGCTTGTCTACCAAACATGcataattaatttttcttgcCCAACCAGCATATAATTTAAGTATGTTCTTCTATGTGGATTTtcaaaaagaggtaaaaaaaaaaaggaaaaatttattGCGCACTCAGTAATAAAATAAGCCTGCTCTTGAACTGAAAAATGGAAATAAGCATGCCAAGCTAATATAGCACACAATGAGAACAAGATAGAGCACAAAGACCCAACtgaacccaaaagaaaaagtgGAGATAGTTAACTATGTGAAAAAGAAAACCTTTTGACCTACAAATTGAATATTATCTTACTTGGGTTAAACCTCCACTAACAGCACCATAGTTGGCACCAACCAAGCCATATCCAAGAGGAGAGGGATAGGAAGGAAGAACAGCTGCCTTCTGTGAATTTGGTTGTCCAGAAGACTTTTGATCTGCCTGTGGCTTAGCAAGCGAGCACTCCAAAACTTGACCTATCAAGTAAGTCCAGTATTAACCAACCAAAATCAACTTGACAAGAAGTTATCATAAAGAAAGCATTGTACATGAAGTAATTTTCAAACAACAGTTTACCATCTATCACATATTTCTCTGTATTCTTCAAAGCCTTCATTGCACTAGATCTTTCAGCAAAGTGAACAAAGCCAAATCTGCTATTTTCATGCCCTGGTTTTGCAGGAGGAAGAACCACCTTTGTGATCTTCCCATGATGCTCAAACGACTTTCTCAGCTGATCCTGGGTAACATTTTTGGGTAGATTCTTCACATAGACGGCTTTAACCTACAAATGAGGAAAAAAGTTACCACATAAGTGTAGTTAACAAAACTGAACAAACTCCCGAAATGCAATTTTAAGTAACACAGTAGACgttttttcacaaaaatatggtGCAGTCTCTAGATGCAGGATATAGCAGGTGTTTTTCTTCTACGCATTGAAGAAAGATGTGCCTATCTAGCATAATGAGCAACTTCAATAAGTTGAAATCCATAAAAATCACTTAAAATAGAAAATCCCCTTTTAGAGGATGTAATATATGTATCCAACTAAATCAGACTACCACCTATACATTTATTAAGCAAATACATTCAACAGATATCAATGGAAAGGCAGGGTCAAAGAAGTTCAAAAGAGCATTAATATCTGATGCATATTGAAGGCTTCTTATGAAACAGAGTAAGAAATTACCCATAGCAGGATGAACTTTATAATCATTCTTGGGGCTAGAAGATTCATTGCCAATGAAAGTATCAGTAAAATTGTTCAATTTAAGAGAATTACCAGAGAGGAAGCCGAAGATTCTACATTCTTTGGGTCTGCCCAGCTCACTGTTGGGGCATTTTCATCAAGTTTAAAGCTCGAATCAGACATCTTTTCTCTGGAATATTCAGCACATGCATGATTGTAATACTCAATGAATGCAAAACCACGATTTCGGCTAGAGTTTTGTGGGTCCTGTAACAGCACCTCTTAATTGATCAAAACATACACAACCCAACAGAAAAGTTTATCTATCCATGCCTTGCTGGGAGAAAGGGGTGTTCCATGGAGGGAGGAGACTAATAGATAACAAGCAAAAGAAATGGGTATCACTCTTTTTAAGGAAGAAAGGGTATGCTAACTCAATAAAAACAGTATGACAAAAAATGCAGTGGGACGACCCAGACCTTTAGTAGCTCCACAGTAATAACGCCAGGCCCAACCTTGGTTACAACCTTTTTCATATCTTCCTCCCCCCAGCTTCTTGGAACGTTACCAATGAACAACCGGTGCTTTTCCTGAGATGTAGAACACTTCAGCCTTCTTCCCTAAAAATACAGATTCCATTGTAAACCAGAAAAGTCAGAAAATGTTGAATGGTACGGAtgtgaaaaaaatggaaatcatAGCAGGATAATTCAGAAGAGAAGAAGTTCTCTTGGCAAAGGAAAGGGTTTCAAGACTGCCCTACTTACCTTAAGTTCAGTATTATTAAGAGACTTGATGGCCTCAGATGCCATTTCCTTCGTCCTGAAAGTGACAAATGCATATCCTTTGTTCTCATTTGAGCCCTTTCCTTTCATTATCCTGATCTGCAATTGGCATGCAAAACCTCTGCAGGATAAGAAGTCAAATAGACATTGCACACAAGAAGGACGGAAATGATTTACCTCTGTAACTTCCCCTATGGATCCGCAAAAACTCCCAAGGTCATCTTCAGAAACATCTTGAGTAAAGCCACCGAGGTAAACCTCTGAACCATGAGGAGGAAGTGCAAGAAGttgattgtgtttttttttcacttcCTCTTCTATCTCAGCATctttcatgttctcatcatttaTGACATTCTGCTCACCACCACCACTGACATCATGTTCCTctgtttcttcttcctcttcttctacttcctcctcttcctcatcCTCATCTACCTCTTCCACTTCTTCCTCTTCTACTTCTACCTCTTCATCTTCTTCCACTTCTacttcttcttctacttcttcttctacttcttCATACTCAACTTCCTCCTCCACTGCCTCGTCATTATCATTTTCTCCATCCGTGTTCACATGATCTTCGAactcaacaagcttgttagttTCGCCTGGTTTAGTAGCTGCAGCACTTGACCTCGTCCTTGGCATCTTATAGATCTTAAAAGATAAGCTTGTGCTGGAACTCTGATGGGAGCAAAGAAGCCAGAAACATTtgcaaaagaaagaagacaAGCACGGATAGATGGAAACAAAATGAGAGGCCAAAAGAAGCCTCTGAGTAAGATTGTTAATTGAATTTCTGCCATTAGGGGTGTGGCTACAAGGAGTTTCAATTCGAACAATTTTCAATTAAGGGCTGATAGAATACAGTAATACAAAAAAAGGCAGGTAAAGGAGAGTTCCAGAGATGATCGACAGGAAGATGATACTCAACAGGTAGAGAAAAATGAATACATGAATGAATGAAGACGTTCGATCCCCGAATAGTCATGTCCAGATTTTAATCAAAACCATCAATAGGACCAATGTAATTCACAAAAGattagaaaggaaaaagagaaatcaACAAAGGGATGTGAAAGAGATCTACAAGCAATAAAATTGGAGAAATATCTCCAAATGGGGAAAAGAATGCTAAACTAGTTTGATCATCAAGAAACCGTCAATCCCCATTTAAAAAATCAATCCCACAACCAGAATTCATCCCCAGAACAACAGTAAGATTCCTGCAGTAAATGTACATTCCGTAAATGTAcaatcaaaaacaaactaaaatgcATGTTGCAGAACCATTTCTCTACATATAAACCATCAAAGAAAAGGGCATGAATTGTTACAGACATAGCAAATCTATAAATCTGTCTCGTCTGCTAATAGAGAAAGTACCCAATCCTGCAGCTATCATGCTTTTCCCTAGGTTTTCTGAACAATATATGAAAATTTGCGGGTCATGGATCTCGTCAAATAACTTCTTTCGACTAATTAGCTTGAGACATTTCAGACGATATAGTGAATGCAGTAAATTCTTTGAGGTAGGCAAAAAGGCAAATATGAAAAAACATACAAGGACTTTCTTCTCTAATGTACTAGAATCCATTCAGCTCAGAAACCCACATTATAAAGTTAAACGTCCACCCAATTTATCGCCAGACCCCCCGCACCCACacccaccccaaaaaaagaaacaccccaaccccaaaaaaaaaaaaaagcggaaAATATCAAAATGGCGAAAACGAGGGATTGCATAAAAGAAagacaggaaaaaaaaattacaggtAGAGATCAATCtaacaataaaagaaaaggcatatacaaatgcagaaaaatattgaaaaatgcGTCTGTGAATTTAGGCGTGTAGTTGAAGAAATTACCAACGAATCTTGAATCTTTCGAACTCTCTAAAGAAATTCCCggattttggatttggaattatctTGGCAACCCAGTAAATTGAATGGCTCCCCTGCGGTGAtgataattagggttttgacaATTTGGGATATTTTCTTCCCCTCGAAGTCTTAAGGTTAAGGAGCAATGGTACATGACCCGTTTGCCCTCGAGATTGGGATACTTGAATTTTTATTCGAGAGAGCTTTTCCCTGATGCGCCCATCATTTTGCCCCAGCTTTCTCGCGCCACAAACCGGCACTTGGACAGCCCTGACCAGTTGGGGTATCGATCCTAAATCACGACGGTGATTGGCTTTAGGCCCATTTGATTTGAGTGGCGCAAACAATCCTAAAAGCCCATCCATCACTTTTCTGAGTCAGATCAGATTTGCCTAAAGAAAACGAAGACTAatgaatggtttttttttttttttttgacaaatcagAGGCTTACCAGGTTAAAATTTTGGGCCTTAATACTTTTCAGCTTTATTATTCTTGATATAGTTGATTGGTAAATTTTATGAATCCCATTTAATTGGTacgtagagagagagagaaataatTTTATAAGTCGGAGTCTACTCTAACAATCATCTGCGGGGATATTTTTTCAAGATCTGGTTCATTCTTGGCTGATGCATGTTTGAGGTGTTGACGGAGTAGAGTACCATATTTGGTGAAAATGAGGGGGCTAAAGCAAAATAATAAGCACACGTTCATATCCATATGTTGCCATAGAACACCGTTGTTTTAAAGAACACCGTTGTTCTTCTACCTCACTTTGAACCAAAGCATACTTCCACATTTTAACCAGAGCTGTTCAATTTAGCTAATTTTCAATTACTAATGAAACTTCGTTTACAATTTCTGAACAGTTTGATCAAGAACCATCTTCATTTCAGCAGCCTTGCACAAGCTAACACAAAATTTGCCGCCTAGAATATCCTGACCGTACTCCTTTAGGAAGTGTAGTTTGTTTGCATGGAGGCACTCAAATAGGAACAATCGCAATGCCAGTTCCTTACACACTATATCCTTCAAATGATTACATCAGAATTTAAACGAAGCATGACCGCAGAACAATGAACGAGTTCCCCAATAGAGATCTAGCTTTTAGATTTAGGAAAGTAAATCCATCAGGAAGCACAAATAAAACTAAAGCACTAGCAACTGCAGGGTGTAAAAAGTGAGCATCCACCAAAAATAACGCAAAACGAAGGTACTCAAAGGATGGCCCTGGATTCCAGCCTGAGCTCTCAAATAAATAAGTGTTTATACTCCCCGTTTGCAAGCTGACAAATATGGTTGTAGCCTTGGGTATCTGGAAAAACCAAAAAGATAAGCAAATCAGAAACATGAAAGCAAAAGCTTCATTTAGGATTGAGTAGCAACTGGCAACAGCATACATACAAGGTAATCTTTTCGCGCAAGAAAAATGTAGCCGTTTTTAGTTCCGCAAGACATCATAACATACTCATCAGAAGAGTCACGGATCCACCAGCAAAACATGTGGGCTTCAGTGAAAAGCAATCCTTTAATATCTACCGCTGATATGCGCTCGAGCATTATCATCATCATGAGCATCAAAATTCAACTAACTAGTGAACCTATTCGGGGCTCATGAAAGAGTTCTGAAGTTCTAAATCTGGTCCACTTTGATCAGAGTAACCAAGTAAACACTTACTGCCATTATATGGATTCTAAAACGCCTACTCCCTGAAGCTTGGAAAACCTTTTTCGTGTTTAATTCTTCATGGTTAACTCCTAATTAACAATTGTACAAATAGTTTAATTGTCTGACACGAGAgctaagaaaatattgaaaagtTCCCTACAAGATCCGGCAATAATCACCAGCCTGCCCTTTTCAGATAAGGATAAATTGACTACCAATATTGGCAAAACATAGAAAGATATGCCTACTTACACTTCAGGCTTTTACGTCCATTTGTGCCCAAAATATAACAGGAACCGGCAAATCTAAAGCCATTGCCAAGAGATGCTCAAGGAATAAGTTCGCTTAATACGGGCGAGTCGTTGGCAAACCAGTTCCAGCATCAAAGCAATTTAGATTTCAAGGGTCACAAGAACCACTTCAATCTAACAGATCCACGCATAGCCGTACAAATTCAATTACACAAATCATTAACATACAAGCACCATAAGCAATCAAAAAACCCAAGCCAAGACGAGCAGTCTGCCCCAGAAAACAAGCCactgaagattttttttttttaaggagagagagagagagagagagagagagagagcaaaatgggaaaaaaaatgaaagaaatgttAAAAAGTGCAAAATCTTACCAAAAACATCGCCAAAGTTGGTCCAGATATCGGCGCGGATAGACTGATTGCTATCAGCAATACCAATGACTTCAACAAAAGTGGAAAGGGGAGCAGGTGGATGCCCTTTCACGAATATTTGTTGCCCATCTGTTGATTTTCCGGTGACGGTGCCGCTTCCGTCGGAGCGTAAGACTTGAATCACGGCTCTTACCCGCTTCCCGACGTGCATCCGGAGTAACTCGCCGTTCACTAATACTGCTGGGCTTGAGGTGTCCATCTCTTCTGTATCTGCAATAATACAAGTATATAACAAAATCAACCACAAATATCAATCCTTAGAGATGTCCATTTCGATTTATTGAATAAAATCAAAGGGGAAAATCGGGagaattttaagatattttacCTCCTCAACCTTTTAGGTTTTCTTGGAAATTCCTCGATTCCTAAACCTGCGACTCTGCTACAGTAACATGTACTACCACTAGTAATGGAGTATGTGTTTGTCGTGGTGACCACTGATGAGCCTAGAGGGAGGCTACTACTGCTATGATTAAATTTTTATCCTCTCCTTTTCATGTTCCTTGGGCCTTTCACAATTTTTGTTGGAAGTGGCGGCAAGTGTTCCCGCCCAGTGATCTGCAAAATAGGACGCGGGTCGGATTGAAACCGAACTAGCATTAACTGGGTGGTAAATAACGAGTGTGTTTGAATTACTGAATTAtttcatataatattttatttgtattataacatattttttagtttatttttttaaatatttttaaatatctttttattttacatacacCACATCGTAAAAAATACTATaacaattattccaaataatacacTCTATCCACACACGCTCAATGAAAGCCTATTTAAATAGGGTATTTATTAAGGTAATTAACTATAAAGGGTAATTAACTATAGAGTTACCGAAAATTTTCACTTCTATCCTATTCTTCGCATAAACAGTTTTGAGTGTCCATGGTTAGAAGATCCTTTTTGAAATACGTACTGTAAACTTTTTTGAAATATGACAGGGTAATTAACATTTGAaagtatatatacacacacacaccctTAATCACAGCGTGATTCATCAGACCAAAATATAGTCCGAGTCTTTTGATCTACGATAAGAAGATTAGTATGATGTCTAAAACGCAAGTTTACAGCAATCAACAAGATTCGAAATACACGTGCGTGCTTTAAACTACATTAACATCAGTACAACAATAAATGTTCTAGTAAAACGCAAGTATACAACAAATGAACATGACTGGCACTTGCATTAGGGTCGTAAATCGTAACTACCATTTTCCCTGCAACAAAGCCCGAGGATGAATGTCCGTACAGGTGCAAAGCTGATTTTGCAATTTAACAATAAATTCATATTTGGGTAAATGGATGTTCCGAATTCCCTCTCAAAGCATCATATTACAAGAGCCAATGAAGCCAGTGATGTATGTTGAGCATCTATAAGTGATGACCGACTTAGCTCCTGAAGCTTACCATCATCTAAGAGTAAAATTCTCTGGGCCATAAGAACTGTTTCCAGACGATGTGCAATGACTAGCACCTGCAAACACTCGTAGACGTACATCAGCACCTAAGTGGACAAAaggttaaaaagaaaagaaaacgaaaaaatAATTCATGCTGCTGCTATGACTATGAGGCGATAAGATGCTGAAAaggataaagaaataaataaaaattgtacTTACGGTACGGTTTTGCATCAGCCGTTCCAGAGCTCGTCTCACTTGCAACTCAGACCTGCTGTCTAAAGCGGAAGTAGCTTCATCCAGAATCAGAATGGAAGGGTTTTGATAAAGTACCCTTGCAATTGCCAGTCTGACATAAAATAATGTTATATTACTGAAGGTTCTGCAGCAGTTGTGACAATTAAAACCATAGCCAATATGTttcagaagaaaagaaattctAAAACTGATAACTCGTCCTACAATTTTGCTAAAACTCGTCCTATGAGTCACGGGAGAACTTTCCACTTAATGAACCCACGCCATTCTCTATGCCATACCCTGGCAGGGCTAAGAAAGGCTAAAGTACACTCGCTAAAAAGATGATACCTTTGCTTTTGGCCTCCACTCAGACTTGAGCCCCTAGGTCCAATATTGGTTTGATACCGATCTGGAAGTGTTTCAATGAATTCATCTGCATTTGCAATTCTAGCAGCAAATTCAACCCTCTCCATATCAATGTCAGCCATTAGATCCCTATACCCAATATTTTCAGCAATAGTCCCTGAAAAGAGTGTCTGACAAAcaacataaaataaaatcagATCTAGCTACAGAAGCAGTTTTGACACCGTGAGAACTGTTCCATAGATCAAATCATAGCTGTAAATACACGAGGTTGGCATGCATTTTTCAATTGGTCTTTGTTAGGATAAAATAATAGAAGACATATCATCCACATTTCTCTAATGTTCAACTAAATATCTAGAGGAATGTCAGCAATCCAGCTTTCTCATCATTCTTAACTAGGATTTTCGAAAGTACAAAGCCTCATTATTTTCTTTCATCCCAGTTAGCAGTGTTTTTCAAGGTTAAAACATGGAGCTCCATAAGAAAATGAAGAATGGAATGACACTGGTCTTCAGGACGACTTCTCAGCATTCCCAACTTTTCAAAGCTACTAAAACTCTATCATCCTATAAATCAAAGCTCTCTAGTGTGTCATATTTGATGCTATGCATATCCCATTCCCAAGACTAAAACTCCATCATCCTATGGTTGATGTTTTCATCAACTGCAGACAGAAGATGTAACAACAGATGAATCTTAAACACATTACATGCAAAATACTCATTTAATAATCCCCTAAACTGAATAAAAATTTTCACACAATATTTGGACTGTTTCTCACCGAAGCAGCGCCAAACTGAAAAGATACCTCAAACCAAAGTAAGACTAGAATTAAACAAACGTGAAGAACATAACTAGATCAGTATCTTGCCACTCACTACATCTTGAGAGACGAGACCAACATGCCTCCTTAGATTTTCCAGTCGTATATTTCGAATATCATGGCCATCCATAAGTATGACACCTGTCAATAGAAAATAAGTAAGCTCCTCTACACAATAGGAAAGATGGGTATAGTGATCATAAACAAGGATCAAAGGCCA
The Coffea arabica cultivar ET-39 chromosome 6c, Coffea Arabica ET-39 HiFi, whole genome shotgun sequence genome window above contains:
- the LOC113692078 gene encoding replication protein A 14 kDa subunit B, translated to MDTSSPAVLVNGELLRMHVGKRVRAVIQVLRSDGSGTVTGKSTDGQQIFVKGHPPAPLSTFVEVIGIADSNQSIRADIWTNFGDVFDTQGYNHICQLANGEYKHLFI
- the LOC113694153 gene encoding heterogeneous nuclear ribonucleoprotein Q, which translates into the protein MPRTRSSAAATKPGETNKLVEFEDHVNTDGENDNDEAVEEEVEYEEVEEEVEEEVEVEEDEEVEVEEEEVEEVDEDEEEEEVEEEEEETEEHDVSGGGEQNVINDENMKDAEIEEEVKKKHNQLLALPPHGSEVYLGGFTQDVSEDDLGSFCGSIGEVTEIRIMKGKGSNENKGYAFVTFRTKEMASEAIKSLNNTELKGRRLKCSTSQEKHRLFIGNVPRSWGEEDMKKVVTKVGPGVITVELLKDPQNSSRNRGFAFIEYYNHACAEYSREKMSDSSFKLDENAPTVSWADPKNVESSASSLVKAVYVKNLPKNVTQDQLRKSFEHHGKITKVVLPPAKPGHENSRFGFVHFAERSSAMKALKNTEKYVIDGQVLECSLAKPQADQKSSGQPNSQKAAVLPSYPSPLGYGLVGANYGAVSGGLTQPLVYGTGAAPPGLAMIPMLLPDGRIGYVLQQPQPQTPQPLQRGGRSGTTAGSSGGRRGGDRGRGRSRYNPY